A genomic stretch from Helianthus annuus cultivar XRQ/B chromosome 1, HanXRQr2.0-SUNRISE, whole genome shotgun sequence includes:
- the LOC110868075 gene encoding methylthioribose-1-phosphate isomerase, protein MGSQEDSSLQSIRYHRGSLHLLDQRKLPLDTIYLEIRDAVEGWEAIREMVVRGAPAIAIAAALSLAVEVSKLDGFSGTPKDAASFLEKKLEYLVSSRPTAVNLSDAATKLTELVTNHAATATDANQVFQAYIDAAEIMLKDDVADNKAIGSYGSSVIQTQKKDCKKISVLTHCNTGSLATAGYGTALGVIRALHADGVLERAYCTETRPFNQGSRLTAYELVHEKIPATLIADSAAAALMKTGRVHAVIVGADRVAANGDTANKIGTYSLALSAKHHGVLFYVAAPLTSVDLSLSSGDEIVIEERSAKELLNTRGGLGEQIAASGISVWNPAFDVTPANLISGIITEKGVITKTGNEEFDIKGFVHKTMSNN, encoded by the exons ATGGGATCTCAAGAGGACTCATCTCTGCAATCAATCCGTTATCACCGTGGCTCACTTCACTTACTTGATCAG AGAAAACTTCCTCTTGATACCATCTATTTGGAAATTCGAGATGCCGTTGAGGGCTG GGAAGCGATAAGAGAGATGGTGGTTCGTGGGGCACCTGCTATCGCCATAGCTGCAGCGCTTTCACTGGCTGTTGAAGTATCGAAACTGGACGGGTTTAGTGGAACACCAAAGGATGCAGCATCTTTtcttgaaaagaaattggaatATCTTGTCTCAAG TCGTCCGACAGCTGTGAATCTTTCCGATGCTGCAACTAAGCTTACGGAGCTTGTAACGAACCATGCTGCGACTGCCACAGACGCGAATCAAGTTTTCCAA GCTTACATTGACGCGGCTGAAATAATGCTAAAGGATGATGTTGCTGACAATAAAGCAATAGGGTCGTATGGATCATCTGTCATTCAGACTCAAAAGAAGGATTGCAAGAAAATATCGGTTTTAACGCATTGCAATACTGGCAG TCTCGCGACAGCTGGATACGGAACCGCTCTTGGAGTAATCCGTGCGCTTCATGCCGATGGAGTACTAGAGCGGGCTTATTGCACAGAAACCCGTCCTTTTAATCAA GGATCAAGATTGACAGCTTATGAGTTGGTGCATGAGAAAATACCAGCCACTCTTATAGCGGATTCTGCGGCTGCTGCGTTAATGAAAACCGGGCGCGTGCATGCTGTCATCGTTGGAGCTGATCGTGTTGCTGCAAATG GTGACACTGCGAACAAGATTGGAACGTATAGCCTTGCGTTATCCGCCAAACATCACGGTGTTCTGTTTTATGTTGCGGCACCATTGACTTCGGTTGATTTATCATTGTCTTCCGGAGATGAGATTGTTATCGAAGAAAGATCAGCTAAAGAATTACTAAATACCCGCGGAGGTCTTGGGGAACAAATTGCGGCTTCAGGAATATCTGTTTGGAATCCAGCTTTTGATGTTACACCGGCTAATCTTATTAGTGGAATCATAACCGAGAAG GGTGTCATTACAAAGACAGGGAATGAGGAGTTTGACATCAAGGGTTTTGTACACAAGACTATGAGCAACAACTGA